In Chelonia mydas isolate rCheMyd1 chromosome 20, rCheMyd1.pri.v2, whole genome shotgun sequence, a single genomic region encodes these proteins:
- the NEUROD4 gene encoding neurogenic differentiation factor 4 yields the protein MTKTYAKPKEMSELVSSQSWMDEALSSQDEMKEEDSRQAPYGMMAGLNEEHDSIEEEDEEEEDGEKPKRRGPKKKKMTKARLERFRARRVKANARERTRMHGLNDALDNLRRVMPCYSKTQKLSKIETLRLARNYIWALSEVLETGQTPEGKGFVEMLCKGLSQPTSNLVAGCLQLGPQSLFLEKHEEKSPVCDSAIPSHTFNYQSPGLPSPPYGNMETHLLHLKPPTFKSLVDPSFGSHHPDCTTPPYEGPLTPPLSISGNFSLKQDGSPDLDKSYTFMAHYPSVSLAGAHGHTSHFQSTVPRYELPIDMNYESYPHHVVGPQLNAIFNE from the coding sequence ATGACCAAGACATATGCCAAACCCAAAGAGATGTCAGAGCTTGTCAGCTCCCAGTCATGGATGgatgaagccctgagctcccaagATGAAATGAAGGAAGAAGACAGCAGACAAGCCCCCTATGGAATGATGGCTGGCTTGAACGAAGAACATGACAGCATTGAGGAGgaagacgaggaggaggaggatggagaaaagCCTAAGAGAAGAGgaccaaagaagaaaaaaatgaccaAGGCACGTCTGGAGCGGTTCAGAGCCCGGCGGGTCAAGGCCAATGCCAGGGAGCGCACTCGGATGCATGGTCTCAATGATGCTCTGGATAATCTGAGGAGGGTGATGCCTTGTTACTCCAAGACTCAGAAGCTGTCCAAGATTGAGACTCTGAGGCTTGCAAGGAATTACATATGGGCTCTGTCTGAGGTGCTGGAGACTGGGCAGACCCCAGAAGGGAAGGGCTTTGTGGAGATGCTTTGCAAAGGTCTGTCACAGCCAACCAGTAACCTAGTTGCCGGCTGTCTGCAGCTGGGGCCTCAGTCCCTCTTCCTTGAGAAGCATGAAGAGAAGTCCCCAGTGTGTGACTCTGCCATACCCAGCCATACCTTCAACTACCAATCCCCGGGACTGCCGAGCCCCCCCTATGGGAACATGGAAACTCACCTCTTACATCTAAAGCCTCCCACCTTCAAAAGTTTGGTGGATCCTTCCTTTGGGAGCCACCACCCAGACTGCACCACTCCACCGTATGAAGGGCCCCTGACGCCTCCCCTGAGCATCAGTGGGAACTTCTCCTTGAAGCAGGATGGGTCTCCAGACCTGGACAAGTCCTACACGTTCATGGCCCACTACCCTTCGGTGAGCCTGGCCGGAGCTCATGGACACACGTCTCATTTCCAAAGCACAGTGCCCCGCTACGAGCTCCCCATAGACATGAACTACGAGTCCTACCCACACCATGTGGTTGGGCCCCAGCTCAACGCCATATTTAATGAATAA